A genomic region of Staphylococcus roterodami contains the following coding sequences:
- a CDS encoding DUF4888 domain-containing protein, whose protein sequence is MNKKLLTKTLIASALVLTTVGSGFHSSSNYNGINNVAKAAETTDGQLWKNVRDALKEANIIDKTDNENVKVTYKLPNGGENSIEGTANLNELSNSNNKPINTDSVKRIDLSRINPNGNRFDANDAWKKLTDKLKEKQIVKNGDTVTIHSKDKNDPPISAKVGDDYNDHKQLMLFKKDIDNITIN, encoded by the coding sequence ATGAATAAAAAACTATTAACAAAAACATTGATAGCAAGTGCTTTAGTTTTAACAACAGTAGGTTCAGGTTTTCATTCTTCTTCAAATTATAATGGTATTAATAACGTTGCAAAAGCTGCTGAAACAACAGACGGACAGTTGTGGAAAAATGTAAGAGATGCTTTGAAAGAGGCTAATATTATCGATAAAACAGATAATGAAAATGTCAAAGTGACTTATAAATTACCAAATGGCGGTGAAAACAGTATTGAAGGTACCGCCAATTTAAATGAACTTAGCAATTCTAATAACAAACCGATTAATACCGATAGTGTTAAAAGAATTGATTTGTCAAGAATAAATCCAAACGGAAATAGGTTTGACGCAAATGATGCATGGAAAAAATTAACTGACAAATTAAAAGAGAAACAAATCGTTAAAAACGGCGACACAGTAACTATCCATAGTAAAGATAAAAATGATCCCCCAATTTCAGCTAAAGTTGGTGATGACTATAATGATCATAAACAATTGATGTTATTTAAAAAGGATATAGATAACATCACGATAAACTAA
- a CDS encoding CsbD family protein → MADESKFEQAKGNVKETVGNVTDDKDLENEGKEDKASGKAKEFVENAKEKATDFIDKVKGNKGE, encoded by the coding sequence ATGGCAGACGAAAGTAAATTTGAACAAGCAAAAGGTAACGTTAAAGAAACAGTAGGAAATGTTACTGATGATAAAGATTTAGAAAATGAAGGTAAAGAAGATAAAGCTTCTGGTAAAGCTAAAGAATTCGTTGAAAATGCTAAAGAAAAAGCAACTGATTTTATAGACAAAGTAAAAGGTAACAAAGGCGAGTAA
- a CDS encoding DUF368 domain-containing protein, producing the protein MQQFKWINILKGFAMGTSDLVPGVSGGTIALLLGIYNQFIASISGIFSRRFWPSFTFLLPIIIGMLLAMGSLSNLFNYLLSQHHIATMFFFGGLIIGIVPYLLKISNYKSSFSVKHYMMVIIGIVILVIITLLNSGDKHAGETLTLSTGLIFKYFIAGMCASSAMLLPGISGSFMLLVFGVYGTVMLAISEVVKLNFAGIPILLAVGFGVLAGFIFSSKIIQYFLLNHKLMTFALIIGFVIGSLFAVFPGLPTSITMWFVSIVVFIIGLIVSLTLGRITAENE; encoded by the coding sequence ATGCAACAGTTTAAATGGATTAATATTTTAAAAGGATTTGCTATGGGTACGAGTGATTTAGTACCTGGCGTTAGTGGTGGCACCATCGCTTTATTACTAGGTATATACAACCAGTTTATCGCTTCCATAAGTGGTATCTTCTCAAGGCGCTTTTGGCCAAGTTTCACATTTTTACTTCCTATTATAATTGGCATGTTATTAGCAATGGGATCACTAAGTAATCTTTTCAATTACTTATTAAGCCAACATCACATAGCTACTATGTTTTTCTTTGGTGGGTTAATTATAGGAATTGTCCCTTACTTATTAAAAATATCTAACTATAAGTCATCATTTTCAGTTAAACATTATATGATGGTTATAATTGGTATCGTCATTTTAGTTATCATTACTTTATTAAATAGTGGCGATAAACACGCTGGTGAAACACTGACACTTTCAACTGGTCTTATTTTTAAATATTTTATTGCAGGTATGTGTGCATCCAGCGCCATGTTACTTCCAGGTATTTCAGGTTCATTTATGTTATTAGTATTTGGTGTTTATGGTACTGTCATGTTAGCTATTTCTGAAGTAGTTAAGCTTAACTTTGCCGGTATCCCTATTTTACTTGCAGTCGGTTTTGGTGTACTTGCTGGTTTCATTTTTTCCAGCAAAATCATTCAATATTTCCTGTTGAATCATAAATTAATGACTTTTGCGTTGATAATTGGTTTCGTCATTGGATCGCTTTTTGCAGTATTTCCAGGTTTACCAACTAGTATCACGATGTGGTTTGTTTCAATTGTAGTATTTATCATCGGCTTAATCGTAAGTTTGACTTTAGGTCGTATTACCGCTGAAAATGAATAA
- the sufC gene encoding Fe-S cluster assembly ATPase SufC: MASTLEIKDLHVSIEDKEILKGVNLTINTDEIHAIMGPNGTGKSTLSSAIMGHPSYEVTKGEVLLDGVNILELEVDERAKAGLFLAMQYPSEITGVTNADFMRSAINAKREEGQEINLMQFIKKLDKNMDFLDIDKDMAQRYLNEGFSGGEKKRNEILQLMMLEPKFAILDEIDSGLDIDALKVVSKGINQMRGENFGALMITHYQRLLNYITPDKVHVMYAGKVVKSGGPELAKRLEEEGYEWVKEEFGSAE, from the coding sequence ATGGCATCAACATTAGAAATCAAAGACCTACATGTGTCTATTGAGGATAAAGAAATTTTAAAAGGTGTTAACTTGACAATTAACACTGATGAAATACATGCGATTATGGGACCAAATGGGACAGGTAAATCAACTTTATCATCTGCAATTATGGGACACCCAAGCTATGAAGTAACTAAAGGAGAAGTACTTTTAGACGGTGTTAATATTTTAGAATTAGAAGTTGATGAAAGAGCAAAAGCAGGGTTGTTCTTAGCAATGCAATATCCATCTGAAATTACAGGTGTAACAAATGCTGATTTCATGCGTTCGGCAATTAATGCGAAACGCGAAGAAGGACAAGAGATTAACTTAATGCAATTTATTAAGAAATTAGATAAGAACATGGACTTTTTAGATATCGATAAAGACATGGCTCAACGTTATTTAAATGAAGGTTTCTCAGGTGGAGAGAAGAAACGTAACGAAATCTTACAATTAATGATGTTAGAACCTAAATTTGCAATTTTAGATGAAATCGATTCAGGTTTAGACATCGATGCATTAAAAGTTGTATCAAAAGGCATTAACCAAATGCGTGGGGAAAACTTTGGTGCATTAATGATTACTCACTATCAACGTTTATTAAATTATATTACGCCAGATAAAGTACACGTAATGTATGCTGGTAAAGTCGTTAAGTCTGGTGGCCCAGAATTAGCAAAACGTCTTGAAGAAGAAGGATATGAATGGGTTAAAGAAGAGTTCGGTTCAGCTGAATAA